One genomic segment of Protaetiibacter intestinalis includes these proteins:
- the typA gene encoding translational GTPase TypA produces MPIAHRSDLRNVAIVAHVDHGKTTLVDAMLRQTGSFGSHEHVEERAMDSNDLEREKGITILAKNTAITYSGLHATDGPVTINVIDTPGHADFGGEVERGLSMVDGVVLLVDASEGPLPQTRFVLRKALEAKLPVILAVNKTDRPDARIEEVVEESHDLLLGLASDLHDDMPDLDVDSLLELPVIYASGRNGAASWNQPADGELPDNDDLEPLFDAILKHVPAPTYDDEAPLQAWVTNLDSSPFLGRIALLRVFAGQIKKGQTVAWVRNDGTHSNVRITELLKTRALDRYPAEEAHAGDIVAVAGIEDITIGETIADPDDIRPLPAIEVDEPAISMTIGTNTSPIVGKVKGHKLTARMVKDRLDRELIGNVSIRVVDIGRPDAWEVQGRGELALAILVENMRREGFELTVGKPQVVTRQVDGKVHEPFEHLTIDAPEEHLGAITQLLAARKGRMEGMTNHGTGWVRMEFIVPSRGLIGFRTEFLTITRGTGIANALSHGYEPWAGTITTRVNGSIVADRAGVVTPNAIVALQERMSFFVKPTQEVYEGMVIGENSRADDMDVNITKEKQLTNIRSSTSDNFEKMTPSRELTLEECLEFAREDECVEVTPEIVRIRKVVLDQTERARTASRLKRQNANA; encoded by the coding sequence ATGCCCATCGCCCACCGTTCCGACCTGCGGAACGTCGCCATCGTCGCCCACGTCGACCACGGCAAGACGACGCTCGTCGACGCCATGCTCCGTCAGACCGGCTCCTTCGGCTCGCACGAGCACGTCGAGGAGCGGGCCATGGACTCGAACGACCTCGAGCGCGAGAAGGGCATCACGATCCTCGCCAAGAACACGGCGATCACCTACTCGGGGCTCCACGCGACCGACGGCCCCGTCACCATCAACGTCATCGACACCCCCGGACACGCCGACTTCGGCGGCGAGGTCGAGCGCGGTCTGTCGATGGTCGACGGCGTCGTGCTGCTCGTCGACGCCTCCGAGGGGCCGCTGCCGCAGACCCGCTTCGTGCTGCGCAAGGCGCTCGAGGCGAAGCTGCCCGTCATCCTCGCCGTCAACAAGACCGACCGTCCGGATGCGCGCATCGAGGAGGTCGTCGAGGAGAGCCACGACCTGCTGCTCGGCCTCGCGAGCGACCTGCACGACGACATGCCCGACCTCGACGTCGACTCCCTGCTCGAACTGCCCGTCATCTACGCCTCCGGCCGCAACGGCGCAGCCTCCTGGAACCAGCCGGCCGACGGCGAGCTGCCCGACAACGACGACCTCGAGCCGCTCTTCGACGCGATCCTCAAGCACGTCCCCGCGCCGACGTACGACGACGAGGCCCCCCTGCAGGCCTGGGTCACCAACCTCGACTCCTCGCCGTTCCTCGGTCGCATCGCGCTGCTGCGCGTCTTCGCCGGCCAGATCAAGAAGGGCCAGACGGTCGCCTGGGTGCGCAACGACGGCACCCACTCGAACGTGCGCATCACCGAACTCCTGAAGACCCGTGCCCTCGACCGCTACCCCGCCGAGGAGGCCCACGCGGGCGACATCGTCGCCGTCGCCGGCATCGAGGACATCACGATCGGCGAGACGATCGCCGACCCCGACGACATCCGCCCGCTGCCCGCCATCGAGGTCGACGAGCCCGCCATCTCGATGACCATCGGCACCAACACCAGCCCCATCGTCGGCAAGGTGAAGGGGCACAAGCTCACCGCCCGCATGGTGAAGGACCGCCTCGACCGCGAGCTCATCGGCAACGTGTCGATCCGCGTCGTCGACATCGGCCGCCCGGACGCGTGGGAGGTGCAGGGCCGCGGCGAGCTCGCGCTCGCGATCCTCGTCGAGAACATGCGCCGCGAGGGCTTCGAGCTCACCGTCGGCAAGCCGCAGGTGGTCACCCGCCAGGTCGACGGCAAGGTGCACGAGCCCTTCGAGCACCTCACGATCGACGCGCCCGAGGAGCACCTCGGCGCCATCACCCAGCTGCTCGCCGCCCGCAAGGGCCGCATGGAGGGCATGACCAACCACGGCACCGGCTGGGTGCGCATGGAGTTCATCGTGCCCTCGCGCGGTCTCATCGGCTTCCGCACCGAGTTCCTCACCATCACCCGCGGCACCGGCATCGCGAACGCCCTCTCGCACGGCTACGAGCCGTGGGCGGGCACCATCACCACCCGCGTCAACGGCTCGATCGTCGCCGACCGCGCGGGCGTCGTCACCCCGAACGCGATCGTCGCCCTGCAGGAGCGGATGTCGTTCTTCGTGAAGCCGACGCAGGAGGTCTACGAGGGCATGGTGATCGGCGAGAACTCGCGCGCCGACGACATGGATGTGAACATCACCAAGGAGAAGCAGCTCACCAACATCCGCTCCTCCACCTCCGACAACTTCGAGAAGATGACGCCCTCGCGCGAGCTCACCCTCGAGGAGTGCCTCGAGTTCGCCCGCGAGGACGAGTGCGTCGAGGTGACGCCCGAGATCGTGCGCATCCGCAAGGTCGTGCTCGACCAGACCGAGCGCGCCCGCACCGCCTCGCGCCTCAAGCGCCAGAACGCGAACGCCTGA
- a CDS encoding peptidoglycan-binding domain-containing protein produces MACLLAGGGSVWAITIVFSPPADVLDSTGFTTAEIVQGEVGASIDLITTAAWSPVLIGRNQAAGTVTRVTVTSGQEVTGGDVLYWVDERPVVIAPGPVPAYRSLAVGTAGSDVAQLQQLLTGMGFYHGVADGSFGWSTRQAVRAWQKSIGVAGDGVVGVGDVVFVPSLPTRIALDVDVVEVGAGLSGGEPVVSGLPPAPRFVLSVADSQSRMMPNGTRVEVTGPDGQNWEAFVVDRVEDAQEGSSVDIVLGRRDGSAVCGGDCGTIPVTGEALLRSRVVTVETVAGLVVPSAALVSQVDGSLAVIDETGVEHEVSVVASAHGMSVIEGVDAGLRVRLPAEASH; encoded by the coding sequence GTGGCCTGCCTGCTTGCAGGCGGTGGCTCCGTCTGGGCCATCACGATCGTGTTCTCCCCTCCTGCCGATGTTCTCGACTCGACCGGATTCACGACGGCGGAGATAGTCCAGGGCGAAGTCGGCGCGAGCATCGATTTGATCACGACGGCGGCGTGGAGTCCTGTCTTGATCGGGAGGAACCAGGCGGCGGGTACCGTCACCCGAGTGACGGTCACATCCGGACAAGAGGTGACCGGCGGAGACGTTCTCTACTGGGTGGATGAACGCCCCGTCGTCATCGCCCCTGGACCTGTGCCCGCCTACCGCTCCCTGGCCGTCGGCACGGCCGGCTCCGATGTAGCACAACTCCAGCAGCTGCTCACGGGGATGGGGTTCTACCACGGTGTGGCCGACGGCAGCTTCGGATGGAGCACCCGGCAGGCGGTCCGGGCGTGGCAGAAGAGCATCGGTGTAGCTGGCGACGGTGTCGTCGGCGTGGGGGATGTTGTCTTCGTACCCAGCCTTCCGACGCGCATCGCGCTCGACGTCGACGTCGTCGAGGTCGGCGCCGGACTGTCCGGAGGCGAGCCGGTGGTGTCCGGACTGCCCCCGGCGCCGCGCTTCGTGCTCTCCGTCGCCGACTCGCAGTCGAGGATGATGCCGAACGGCACCCGGGTGGAGGTCACCGGTCCGGATGGTCAGAACTGGGAAGCATTCGTGGTGGATCGTGTTGAGGACGCCCAGGAGGGGAGTTCGGTCGACATCGTCCTCGGAAGGAGGGACGGAAGTGCCGTCTGCGGTGGCGATTGCGGGACCATTCCCGTCACGGGAGAGGCGCTGTTGCGATCGAGGGTGGTGACGGTCGAGACGGTGGCCGGATTGGTCGTGCCGAGCGCGGCGCTCGTCTCGCAGGTCGACGGCTCGCTCGCCGTGATCGATGAGACCGGCGTCGAGCACGAGGTCTCCGTCGTCGCGAGTGCTCACGGCATGTCCGTCATCGAAGGCGTCGACGCGGGCCTCCGCGTCCGTCTGCCCGCCGAGGCGAGTCATTGA
- a CDS encoding ABC transporter ATP-binding protein, producing the protein MTTILEAIDIGFGYSPRVRLLNEWSASFREGEVVGITGSSGRGKSTLLYLLGLMLRPDDGSLLVDGQPVHSLSDSYRSRLRAQKFGFVFQDAVLDATRTVLDNVVETALYRGEARRDVVPLAMDLLERFGVQLRANAKPGQVSGGQAQRIALCRALLGRPRILLADEPTGNLDSESAEVVVRAFREHAERGSVVLIVSHDAQLVARCDRSIAL; encoded by the coding sequence TTGACCACGATCCTCGAAGCGATCGATATCGGGTTCGGTTACTCGCCGCGAGTGAGGCTGCTGAATGAGTGGTCGGCTTCGTTTCGTGAGGGCGAGGTCGTCGGTATCACGGGAAGCTCGGGTCGCGGGAAGTCGACGCTGCTCTACCTTCTTGGACTCATGCTTCGTCCTGATGACGGCTCGCTCCTCGTCGACGGGCAACCGGTGCACTCGCTTTCCGACTCCTATCGCTCCAGGCTCCGGGCGCAGAAATTCGGTTTCGTGTTCCAAGATGCCGTCCTCGACGCGACCCGGACGGTACTCGACAACGTTGTCGAGACGGCTCTGTACCGGGGGGAGGCGCGGCGCGATGTGGTGCCGCTCGCGATGGACCTCCTGGAGCGCTTCGGCGTGCAACTGCGCGCGAATGCGAAACCCGGTCAGGTTTCCGGGGGGCAGGCGCAGCGGATCGCGTTGTGCCGTGCGCTGCTGGGTCGGCCCCGCATCCTTCTCGCGGATGAGCCCACCGGAAACCTGGACTCGGAATCAGCAGAGGTCGTCGTCCGCGCGTTCCGCGAACATGCCGAGAGAGGCTCGGTAGTCCTGATCGTGAGCCATGATGCCCAGCTCGTCGCGCGATGCGATCGGAGCATCGCGCTATGA
- a CDS encoding ABC transporter permease, whose product MTGIRRLLALGREALASTISSPISAVVTLVVVAAMCAIVLLTTGRTVGAEQAVIDSIDSAGTRAIVVRAQGGAGLTSDVLTRLATIDGIESAVAFGQAYDVTNSSIPDGNRVAARKVYGGDLETLGMTIASPVPSAWASGDALSRLGMRGGIGSVTTSLGEDYAVAGELRVPSWLVFLAPVVLIPDTEPEQPVTVLVVIAERPDLVAPVASAVQAVLAVDDPSQVTVTTSEELAQLRALVQGQLGSFGRGLVILVFAVSGILVAAILTGLVIQRRKDFGRRRALGATRALVVGILLVQSLLLASMGALVGVAVALVVLLAGDDPLPGAAFTAAVAFLAVMVSVVAAVVPALIAARRDPLKELRVP is encoded by the coding sequence ATGACCGGGATACGCAGGCTTCTTGCACTCGGGCGCGAGGCCCTGGCGTCGACGATCTCGAGCCCCATCAGCGCCGTGGTGACGCTCGTAGTTGTCGCCGCTATGTGCGCGATCGTGCTTCTGACGACGGGCCGCACGGTAGGTGCTGAGCAAGCCGTGATCGATTCGATCGATTCGGCGGGAACCCGGGCGATCGTAGTCCGTGCGCAGGGTGGCGCTGGACTCACGAGTGACGTATTGACACGACTTGCGACGATCGACGGCATCGAGTCCGCCGTCGCGTTCGGTCAGGCGTACGACGTCACCAACAGCAGTATTCCCGATGGAAACAGGGTGGCTGCACGGAAGGTCTATGGCGGGGATCTCGAGACGTTAGGAATGACCATCGCGTCTCCGGTGCCAAGCGCATGGGCCTCTGGCGATGCCCTCAGCCGGCTGGGGATGCGCGGCGGCATCGGGTCGGTCACGACCTCACTCGGAGAGGACTATGCGGTGGCGGGGGAGTTGCGAGTGCCAAGCTGGCTAGTCTTCCTCGCTCCGGTCGTCTTGATCCCCGACACGGAGCCGGAGCAGCCGGTCACGGTGCTGGTGGTCATTGCGGAACGGCCCGATCTGGTTGCACCGGTCGCCTCCGCTGTGCAAGCGGTGCTGGCGGTGGACGACCCGAGCCAGGTAACGGTGACGACGAGCGAGGAACTCGCGCAGTTACGGGCGCTCGTCCAAGGGCAGCTCGGCTCCTTCGGGCGGGGGCTCGTCATACTCGTGTTCGCAGTGAGCGGCATCCTCGTCGCGGCGATCCTCACAGGATTGGTCATCCAGCGGCGCAAGGACTTCGGCCGTCGCCGTGCGCTGGGAGCCACCCGTGCCCTTGTCGTCGGAATCCTGTTGGTGCAGTCCCTTCTCCTGGCGTCGATGGGGGCGTTGGTAGGGGTCGCGGTCGCGCTCGTCGTGTTGCTTGCGGGGGACGACCCGCTCCCGGGTGCCGCCTTCACCGCGGCCGTCGCGTTCCTGGCCGTGATGGTCAGCGTCGTCGCCGCAGTCGTACCCGCGCTCATCGCCGCCCGGCGTGATCCGCTCAAGGAGCTTCGCGTTCCGTAG
- the efeB gene encoding iron uptake transporter deferrochelatase/peroxidase subunit, producing MPEPSPSDLSRRGLLGLAAAGGVGAVAGLAAGAAAVSAADGGGGSASARRYDFYGRHQAGITTPAQDRLHFAAFDMSADASRDDLAALLADWTEAAARMTQGLEVGESGAVGGSPYAPPEDTGEALGLPASGLTLTFGFGPTLFETADGVDRFGIADRRPPALEPLPRFTGDALVPEKSGGDLCVQACADDPQVAVHAIRNLSRIAFGRASLRWSQLGFGRTSSTSTSQTTPRNLFGFKDGTANIKAEEPDAVAEHVWVSADDGPGWLAGGSYLVARRIRMIIESWDRVQLAEQEDLVGRTKGEGGPMSGGGEFTELDLTATTPDGAPAIADDAHVRLAHPDVNGGIRLLRRGYNFVDGNDELGRLDAGLFFLSFQRDPARFVAVQRSLARDGLNEYLRHVGSAVFAVPPGVQAGASIGDGLLG from the coding sequence TTGCCTGAACCCTCCCCGTCCGACCTCTCCCGCCGCGGCCTGCTCGGTCTCGCCGCGGCGGGGGGCGTCGGCGCGGTCGCGGGCCTCGCAGCGGGTGCCGCGGCCGTCTCGGCGGCGGACGGGGGCGGCGGGTCCGCCTCCGCCCGCCGGTACGACTTCTACGGCAGGCACCAGGCGGGCATCACGACGCCCGCCCAGGACCGGCTGCACTTCGCGGCGTTCGACATGTCGGCGGACGCAAGCCGCGACGACCTCGCGGCACTGCTCGCCGACTGGACGGAGGCGGCCGCGCGGATGACGCAGGGTCTCGAGGTGGGCGAGTCGGGCGCCGTGGGCGGCTCCCCCTACGCCCCGCCGGAGGACACCGGCGAGGCGCTGGGTCTTCCGGCATCCGGTCTCACCCTCACCTTCGGCTTCGGCCCGACCCTCTTCGAGACCGCCGACGGCGTCGACCGCTTCGGCATCGCCGACCGTCGACCCCCGGCGCTCGAGCCGCTGCCGCGGTTCACGGGCGACGCGCTCGTGCCCGAGAAGAGCGGCGGAGACCTGTGCGTGCAGGCCTGCGCCGACGACCCGCAGGTGGCCGTGCACGCCATCCGCAACCTCAGCCGCATCGCTTTCGGCCGCGCGAGCCTGCGCTGGTCGCAGCTGGGCTTCGGCCGCACCTCCTCCACCTCGACGAGCCAGACGACGCCGCGCAACCTGTTCGGCTTCAAGGACGGCACCGCGAACATCAAGGCTGAGGAGCCGGATGCGGTCGCCGAGCACGTCTGGGTCTCCGCGGATGACGGCCCCGGCTGGTTGGCGGGCGGCAGCTACCTCGTGGCGCGCCGCATCCGGATGATCATCGAGAGCTGGGACCGCGTTCAGCTCGCCGAGCAGGAGGACCTCGTGGGCCGCACGAAGGGCGAGGGCGGCCCGATGTCGGGCGGCGGCGAGTTCACCGAGCTCGACCTCACGGCGACCACGCCCGACGGCGCCCCCGCGATCGCCGACGACGCGCACGTGCGGCTCGCGCATCCGGACGTCAACGGCGGCATCCGCCTGCTGCGCCGCGGCTACAACTTCGTCGACGGCAACGACGAGCTCGGCAGGCTCGACGCGGGCCTGTTCTTCCTGAGCTTCCAACGCGACCCCGCCCGCTTCGTCGCGGTGCAGCGCTCGCTCGCCCGCGACGGCCTCAACGAGTACCTGCGCCACGTGGGCTCGGCGGTGTTCGCCGTGCCGCCCGGCGTGCAGGCCGGCGCCTCGATCGGCGACGGCCTGCTCGGCTGA
- the efeO gene encoding iron uptake system protein EfeO, whose protein sequence is MPSRPTVRTPLAAGAAVAVAALALAGCVPNNPTGTALTVDITDTGCAVSANTAAAGPVTFSLTNNGTDVNEFEILAEDQLRIVGEKENVTPGQTVDYVAQLDPGTYYTACKFQLVGAPTGLAEFTVTGEAAAVDEDRQALEDEAVTNYVSYIRSQVGELLPQVQAFVDAYTSGDDETARSLFASTRVSYERIEPTAEAFGDLDPKIDYREVDAVAEGLDWTGFHRIEKDLWVPAEDALNSDGTSAWLDWQPSSTEQRAEFGEQLVADVQQLFDLVSDPSFTVSLSDISNGAIGLLDEVATGKISGEEDWWSHTDLTDFAANVDGASVAFGNVKKLASETDEGAALVTEIEKQFSALQDELAEYGSIADGFTSYDQVTDAQRKDLSDAVNALAEPLSQLTSTVLGV, encoded by the coding sequence ATGCCCAGCCGCCCCACCGTCCGCACCCCCCTCGCCGCCGGCGCGGCCGTCGCCGTCGCCGCGCTCGCGCTCGCCGGCTGCGTGCCGAACAACCCGACCGGTACCGCGCTCACCGTCGACATCACCGACACCGGATGCGCGGTCTCGGCGAACACGGCCGCCGCGGGCCCGGTGACGTTCTCGCTCACCAACAACGGCACCGACGTCAACGAGTTCGAGATCCTCGCCGAGGACCAGCTGCGGATCGTCGGCGAGAAGGAGAACGTGACCCCGGGGCAGACGGTCGACTACGTCGCCCAGCTCGACCCCGGCACCTACTACACGGCGTGCAAGTTCCAGCTCGTCGGCGCCCCGACGGGCCTCGCCGAGTTCACCGTCACGGGCGAGGCCGCCGCCGTCGACGAGGACCGCCAGGCCCTCGAGGACGAGGCCGTCACCAACTACGTCTCCTACATCCGCTCCCAGGTGGGCGAGCTGCTGCCGCAGGTGCAGGCCTTCGTCGACGCCTACACCTCGGGCGACGACGAGACCGCGCGTTCGCTCTTCGCCTCGACGCGCGTGTCCTACGAGCGCATCGAGCCGACCGCCGAGGCGTTCGGCGACCTCGACCCGAAGATCGACTACCGCGAGGTCGACGCGGTCGCCGAGGGCCTCGACTGGACGGGCTTCCACCGCATCGAGAAGGACCTCTGGGTGCCCGCCGAGGACGCCCTCAACTCGGACGGCACGAGCGCCTGGCTCGACTGGCAGCCCTCGAGCACCGAGCAGCGCGCCGAGTTCGGCGAGCAGCTCGTCGCCGACGTGCAGCAGCTGTTCGACCTCGTGTCGGACCCGTCGTTCACGGTGAGCCTCTCCGACATCTCGAACGGCGCCATCGGCCTGCTCGACGAGGTCGCGACCGGCAAGATCTCCGGCGAGGAGGACTGGTGGAGCCACACCGACCTCACCGACTTCGCCGCGAACGTCGACGGCGCATCCGTCGCCTTCGGCAACGTGAAGAAGCTCGCCTCCGAGACGGATGAGGGCGCCGCCCTCGTGACGGAGATCGAGAAGCAGTTCTCGGCCCTGCAGGACGAGCTCGCGGAGTACGGTTCCATCGCCGACGGCTTCACGTCCTACGATCAGGTGACCGACGCGCAGCGCAAGGACCTCTCGGACGCCGTGAACGCGCTCGCCGAGCCGCTCTCGCAGCTCACCAGCACCGTCCTCGGAGTCTGA
- the efeU gene encoding iron uptake transporter permease EfeU, whose protein sequence is MLANALIGLREGLEAGLVVGILIAYLRKLGRADLLPRLWIGISLAIAASLAVGAILTWGPYGLSFQAQELLGGGLSILAVALVTWMIFWMLRHARGLRGELEHQLDETLARSATGSGWGLVLLGVVAVGREGIETALFVWASVKSTGEPVLGTIGAVAGILAAVVISYLIYRGFVRINLAVFFRWTGVFLILVAAGVLAYGVGDLQEAGLIPGWGQPAFSLAAVIPPTSWYATLLAGIFNFTPEPTWAQLIAWLAYIVVTSIVFLRLSRRAPLPRGATPTAAAAEPTA, encoded by the coding sequence GTGCTCGCCAACGCGCTCATCGGCCTGCGAGAAGGCCTCGAGGCCGGCCTCGTGGTCGGCATCCTGATCGCCTACCTGCGCAAGCTCGGGCGCGCCGACCTGCTCCCCCGACTCTGGATCGGCATCTCGCTCGCGATCGCCGCCTCGCTCGCGGTCGGCGCGATCCTCACCTGGGGCCCCTACGGGCTGAGCTTCCAGGCGCAGGAGCTGCTCGGCGGCGGGCTGTCGATCCTCGCGGTCGCGCTCGTCACCTGGATGATCTTCTGGATGCTGCGCCACGCGCGCGGGCTGCGCGGCGAGCTCGAGCACCAGCTCGACGAGACCCTCGCCCGCAGCGCGACGGGCAGCGGATGGGGCCTCGTGCTGCTCGGCGTCGTCGCGGTCGGCCGCGAGGGGATCGAGACCGCGCTGTTCGTGTGGGCGAGCGTCAAGTCGACGGGTGAGCCCGTGCTCGGCACGATCGGCGCCGTCGCCGGCATCCTCGCGGCGGTCGTCATCTCGTACCTGATCTACCGCGGCTTCGTGCGCATCAACCTCGCCGTCTTCTTCCGCTGGACGGGCGTCTTCCTCATCCTGGTGGCGGCGGGCGTGCTCGCGTACGGCGTCGGCGACCTGCAGGAGGCGGGCCTCATCCCCGGCTGGGGCCAGCCCGCCTTCAGCCTCGCCGCGGTCATCCCGCCCACCAGCTGGTACGCGACCCTGCTCGCGGGCATCTTCAACTTCACCCCGGAGCCCACCTGGGCCCAACTCATCGCCTGGCTCGCCTACATCGTCGTGACGAGCATCGTGTTCCTCCGCCTCAGCCGCCGTGCACCGCTCCCCCGTGGGGCGACGCCGACGGCCGCCGCGGCGGAGCCCACCGCCTGA
- the fdxA gene encoding ferredoxin: MTYVIALPCVDVKDRACIDECPVDCIYEGDRMLYIHPDECVDCGACEPVCPVEAIYYEDDLPEQWADYYKANVEFFEEIGSPGGAAKVGVIPGDHPLVAALPPQGE; the protein is encoded by the coding sequence GTGACCTACGTCATCGCCCTTCCCTGCGTGGATGTCAAAGACCGCGCCTGCATCGACGAATGCCCCGTCGACTGCATCTACGAAGGCGACCGGATGCTCTACATCCACCCCGACGAGTGCGTCGACTGCGGCGCCTGCGAGCCGGTCTGCCCCGTCGAGGCGATCTACTACGAAGACGACCTGCCCGAGCAGTGGGCCGACTACTACAAGGCCAACGTCGAGTTCTTCGAGGAGATCGGATCGCCCGGCGGCGCCGCAAAGGTCGGCGTGATCCCCGGCGACCACCCGCTCGTCGCCGCGCTCCCGCCGCAGGGCGAGTAG
- the dapC gene encoding succinyldiaminopimelate transaminase, producing MALALPDFPWDLLTPYGDRARAHPGGIVDLSVGSPVDPTPASVREALAAATDAHAYPATAGSPALREAIVEWYRRRRGVPDLTVDNVIPTIGSKEFVALLPTLLGLGPGDVVVQPTAAYPSYAVGAAVVGATVLSSDEPEEWPAETKLVWLNSPGNPDGRVHSLAFLRRAVVRARELGAVIANDECYAELDWGSDEPTPSILHPEVTQGSRRLTLSVYSLSKQSNLAGYRAAFVAGCSDLVGELLAARKHLGLMPPAPVQAAMLVALADERGVAEQKERYRRRRDALAGALTASGFRIDGSEAGLYLWATRDEDCWTTVAALAELGILVAPGAFYGDAGARHVRVALTATDERVDEAVSRLGAR from the coding sequence GTGGCGCTCGCGCTCCCCGACTTCCCCTGGGACCTGCTGACGCCGTACGGCGACCGTGCCCGCGCGCATCCGGGCGGCATCGTCGACCTCTCGGTCGGCTCGCCCGTCGACCCGACCCCGGCATCCGTGCGCGAGGCGCTCGCCGCCGCCACCGACGCGCACGCCTACCCGGCGACCGCCGGCTCGCCCGCCCTGCGCGAGGCCATCGTCGAGTGGTACCGCCGTCGGCGCGGGGTGCCCGACCTCACGGTCGACAACGTCATCCCGACGATCGGCTCGAAGGAGTTCGTGGCGCTGCTGCCGACGCTGCTCGGGCTCGGCCCGGGGGATGTCGTGGTGCAGCCCACCGCCGCCTACCCGAGCTACGCGGTCGGCGCGGCGGTCGTCGGCGCGACCGTGCTGTCGTCGGACGAGCCCGAGGAGTGGCCCGCCGAGACGAAGCTCGTGTGGCTCAACAGCCCCGGCAACCCCGACGGCCGGGTGCACTCGCTCGCGTTCCTGCGTCGCGCCGTCGTGCGGGCGCGCGAACTCGGCGCCGTGATCGCGAACGACGAGTGCTACGCCGAGCTCGACTGGGGCTCCGACGAGCCGACCCCGAGCATCCTGCACCCCGAGGTGACGCAGGGCTCGCGGCGCCTCACCCTCTCGGTGTACTCGCTCTCGAAGCAGTCCAACCTCGCCGGCTACCGCGCCGCGTTCGTCGCCGGATGCAGCGACCTCGTCGGCGAGCTGCTCGCCGCCCGCAAGCACCTCGGCCTCATGCCGCCGGCGCCCGTGCAGGCCGCCATGCTCGTGGCGCTCGCCGACGAGCGGGGAGTGGCGGAGCAGAAGGAGCGCTACCGGCGGCGCCGCGACGCGCTCGCCGGGGCCCTCACGGCATCCGGGTTCCGCATCGACGGCTCCGAGGCCGGGCTCTACCTGTGGGCGACGCGCGACGAGGACTGCTGGACGACCGTCGCGGCCCTCGCCGAGCTCGGCATCCTCGTCGCGCCCGGCGCGTTCTACGGGGATGCCGGGGCGCGTCACGTGCGGGTCGCCCTCACGGCCACCGACGAGCGGGTGGACGAGGCGGTCTCCCGCCTCGGCGCCCGGTGA